From Apium graveolens cultivar Ventura chromosome 9, ASM990537v1, whole genome shotgun sequence, the proteins below share one genomic window:
- the LOC141685602 gene encoding protein FAR1-RELATED SEQUENCE 3-like, producing MHASEIYTKEMFKRFQKELMKSTCYIVNSVKNNGTYMSKLYLVEKATLSENCRRKYRVTVFMYEKIECSCKKFEHSGMICKHIIRYLDKKQKIKIPESLIMGRWTMNGNKIAGPLPYAPPGIGNDGASQPLRYDALCKSFQDLAASDSCSVSRYKYLMGVIDREKRYLKDAFADEERRERTHEAKTQEDYQHDPIFDPPTSKTKGRKKIKRYKSGIETETSKIKIKPRKCNYCGAIGGEHDARNCPLWEEHDRRNF from the coding sequence ATGCATGCATCCGAAATCTACACGAAAGAAATGTTCAAACGGTTTCAAAAGGAGCTTATGAAAAGTACATGTTACATCGTGAACAGTGTCAAAAACAATGGAACTTATATGTCGAAACTGTATTTGGTTGAGAAGGCTACCCTGTCGGAGAATTGCAGAAGAAAATATCGAGTGACGGTTTTCATGTATGAAAAAATTGAATGCTCGTGTAAGAAGTTTGAACATTCCGGGATGATTTGCAAACATATAATCCGTTATCTTGacaaaaaacaaaaaatcaaGATACCGGAAAGTCTCATCATGGGTAGGTGGACAATGAACGGCAACAAAATTGCGGGGCCTCTTCCATATGCTCCTCCCGGTATTGGTAATGATGGTGCATCACAACCATTAAGGTATGATGCATTGTGCAAATCTTTTCAAGATTTAGCCGCTTCCGATAGTTGTTCTGTTTCACGGTATAAATACTTAATGGGTGTGATTGATAGAGAGAAGAGATACTTGAAAGATGCTTTTGCGGATGAAGAGCGTAGAGAAAGAACCCATGAGGCGAAAACTCAAGAGGACTACCAACATGATCCAATATTTGATCCTCCAACGTCGAAAACTAAAGGAAGGAAGAAAATAAAAAGATATAAAAGTGGAATTGAGACGGAAACTTCAAAGATCAAGATCAAGCCTCGAAAGTGCAATTATTGTGGGGCGATCGGAGGAGAACATGATGCAAGAAACTGTCCCCTATGGGAGGAGCATGATCGAAGAAATTTTTAG